TTCGACAAGCTTGCCGAAAAGGATGTCGCCGCGTTTGCGAAAAAGATCGAGAAGGCTGGAATCGCCGCCATCGTCGTTCTCTAGCTACCCCAACTTCTCAGCGGGTCCCTGGGCCCGGATCGAAAGACCGGGCTCACGGACCGTCTTCTCCCCGCGTGCGGTATAGTTACGCGGTTGCGCAGGCGGAGAATCGACCCGCCTGTTTCGTGTTGTCGTCAACCTACGTCCAACTGTTTGGAAGGCATTACAGATCATGAAAGTCGTGCTTCGGCAAGATGTCGAAAACCTGGGTGAGAAGGGCTCGGTCAAGAACGTTGCCGATGGCTACGCCCGTAACTATCTGATCCCCAAAGGAATGGCCGTCGTTGCCACGCCAGGCGAACTGAAGGTGGTGGCGACCAACGAAGCGGTCAAGCAGCGCAAGATTCAGCGCCAGGAGCAGGAGCTTCAAGGCCTGGCCGATCGCATCAGCGGTCAGAAGCTCGTCTTCGAGGCCCGCGCCGGCAGCAATGGCCGCCTCTTCGGTTCGATCACCAACGGTGACATTGCCGAGAAGCTTTCGGCAGCCGTCGGCGCCGAGATCGACCGCCGCAAGATCGTGATCGACGAGCCGATCCGCACCACTGGCGAGCATCCGGTGACCGTCAACCTCGTTGGCAAGCTGCGCCCGCAAGTCACGGTCGTCGTCAACGGCATCGTTGATGAGGAAGAGGCGGACGCCGCCACGCTCGAGCTCGTCGCCGACGAAAACGCCGAGCTCTCCGCCGAGGCCTAGACGTTTTCCGCAGGTTCCCGGCTCCCCTGCGCACCAGGCCGGGAACCTGCTACCATCCGCTCATCTCGCCGTACCAGATCACTCCCGTTTGATCTGACCAGGGGGTTCGTCCAACCCCAGGCAGCGCCGTCGCATGGTCGCAGCAATCGATCGCCTACCACCTCACAATCTGGAAGCGGAGCAATCCGCTCTCGGAAGCATCCTCCTCGACCGTGACGCCATCATCAGGGTCGAAACGATTCTGCGCCCGGAAGACTTCTATCAGCCCGCCCACGGCATGATCTACGCGGCGATGCGCGATCTCTACAATCGCCGCGAACCGACCGACATCCTGACCCTGTCCGATGAGTTGGGCCGACGCAATCAACTCGACGCGGTCGGTGGCCTTGCGTACCTGAGCTCGCTCGTCGAGAGCGTGCCCACTGCGGTTCACGTCGAGTATTACAGCCGGATCGTCGAGCGGACCTCGACCCAGCGACGGCTCATCCAGGCCGGGGCCGAGATCGTCAGTGTCGGCTATCGCGAAGACCTGGAGGTCGAGGACGCGCTCGACCAGGCCGAGCGGAGCGTGTTTGGGGTAGCTCAGCGCCGGCTCACCAAAGAGTTCACCAAGATTGACGAGGTGCTCGAGGGCTTTTTCGAACGGCTCGGTGAAAGTCGCGAATCCCGCGATGCGCTCGTCGGTGTCCCAACCGGATTCGCCGATCTCGACAAGCTGCTCGGCGGCATGCAGCGTTCCGACCTCATCATCCTTGCCGCGCGCCCAGGGTTCGGCAAGTCCGCGCTGGCGCTCGGGTTCGCCTATGCCGCTGCTGTGCAGCACGACCGCACGGTCGGCATCTTCTCATTGGAAATGCCCGCCGATCAGCTCGTGCAACGGTTGGTAGCCGCGGAGACCGGCGTCGACTCGCACCGGCTCCGCATGGGGCACATCGAAGACAACGAATGGGAGCGCGTCGTTCGCGCATTCGGCCGACTCTCGAACTCCCCGATCTATGTCGACGACTCGGGGCTTCTCTCGATTTCCGACGTACGCACGAAGGCCAGACGGCTGCAAGCCGAACACGGACTCGACCTCCTGATCGTCGACTATCTGCAGCTCATGCAAGGCAGGCGCAGCGAGAATCGCGTGCAGGAGATCGCCGACATTTCGCGCGGGCTCAAGTCGCTTGCGCGCGAGCTGGACATTCCGGTCGTGGCGCTCTCGCAACTGTCCCGCGCGATCGAGAGCCGCTCCGGGCACCGTCCCCAGCTGTCCGACCTCAGAGAGTCGGGTTCGATCGAGCAGGACGCAGACATCGTCATGTTCATCCATCGCGAGGACAAGTTCGATCACGAGTCCGAGCGGAAGAACCTCGCCGAAGTGATCGTCGCGAAACATCGCAACGGTCCGATTGGATCCATCAACCTCCGCTTCTTCGAGAACAATGCTCGCTTTGCCGACCTCCAAACATTCCACGACAATCAGTTCTAGACCGGCAGCAGCGATGACATCCGACAGCCGTTCTCCAGGCGCCGCTGCCCCGCATGAGACGATTCCGGTCCCACGTGTGTTCTTGACCGACACGATTGCGCAGATCGACGACCCAACCGAACTTCACGTCACGCTTGCGGTCTTCCGTTTGGCAGGAGAATCTGGTTCGACCCCCCCAGCGGTCAGCGAGGATGCGATCGTGCGGGACTCGGTGCTCAGTCGAACCTTTCACGAAGACCGGCGCTCGAGCAGACTCGGTCAACGCATTCGCCGTGGGTTGCAGTACGCCACCGCGCGCGACTCGATCATCCAGGTCGTCCTGACCGTAGATGGGCACGACGAGCGTTGGTACGTGCCCGCGTCCAGCGCAAACCGCGAAGCGTTGGCTCAGGTGATGGTCGAGCGGGGAGCGTGGCCTGTGGCGGGTATCGACGCAGTCGTGGCTGCGACCGCGCCGTCGATCTTCTCGCTGTACGAGAAGAACATCGGCATGCTGACACCGCTGCTCACCGATCAGATCGAAACTGCAATGGAGCTCTATCCACTCGACTGGATCGAAGACGCCATTCGCGAGGCGGTCACGTACAACAAACGAAACTGGAGATACGTCCAGCGCGTCCTCGAGAATTGGTCCGTCAATGGACGCGGGGAAGG
Above is a window of Thermomicrobiales bacterium DNA encoding:
- the rplI gene encoding 50S ribosomal protein L9, with amino-acid sequence MKVVLRQDVENLGEKGSVKNVADGYARNYLIPKGMAVVATPGELKVVATNEAVKQRKIQRQEQELQGLADRISGQKLVFEARAGSNGRLFGSITNGDIAEKLSAAVGAEIDRRKIVIDEPIRTTGEHPVTVNLVGKLRPQVTVVVNGIVDEEEADAATLELVADENAELSAEA
- the dnaB gene encoding replicative DNA helicase translates to MVAAIDRLPPHNLEAEQSALGSILLDRDAIIRVETILRPEDFYQPAHGMIYAAMRDLYNRREPTDILTLSDELGRRNQLDAVGGLAYLSSLVESVPTAVHVEYYSRIVERTSTQRRLIQAGAEIVSVGYREDLEVEDALDQAERSVFGVAQRRLTKEFTKIDEVLEGFFERLGESRESRDALVGVPTGFADLDKLLGGMQRSDLIILAARPGFGKSALALGFAYAAAVQHDRTVGIFSLEMPADQLVQRLVAAETGVDSHRLRMGHIEDNEWERVVRAFGRLSNSPIYVDDSGLLSISDVRTKARRLQAEHGLDLLIVDYLQLMQGRRSENRVQEIADISRGLKSLARELDIPVVALSQLSRAIESRSGHRPQLSDLRESGSIEQDADIVMFIHREDKFDHESERKNLAEVIVAKHRNGPIGSINLRFFENNARFADLQTFHDNQF
- a CDS encoding DnaD domain protein; translated protein: MTDTIAQIDDPTELHVTLAVFRLAGESGSTPPAVSEDAIVRDSVLSRTFHEDRRSSRLGQRIRRGLQYATARDSIIQVVLTVDGHDERWYVPASSANREALAQVMVERGAWPVAGIDAVVAATAPSIFSLYEKNIGMLTPLLTDQIETAMELYPLDWIEDAIREAVTYNKRNWRYVQRVLENWSVNGRGEGNRDAANRGSAPEPFDPGRYRQRRRASS